The Punica granatum isolate Tunisia-2019 chromosome 4, ASM765513v2, whole genome shotgun sequence genome has a window encoding:
- the LOC116202672 gene encoding regulator of nonsense transcripts UPF3-like isoform X1 — protein MKTKKEGEAKARSKVVVRHLPPSLSRSDFFGQIDTLFADRCSWTSFRPGKISSRKGQQCSRAYVDFKRPEDVINFAGFFDGHVFVNEKGAHFKAIVEYAPCQRVPKRSPRDSREGTIYVDPDYLEFLKLIAKPVENHGKPAIQLEAIEAEQAEETPVVTPLMEFVRQRRAVENGIQDASAVGKSTRKALAASKGKLASVNKKHGQARKKDVLKDSKKGAIGRDKSENDNRTPKSEKKKILLLRGKELEVPKGEMTSITNSTGLIASKQSHLRESSQKLIRTILLKNEAHQSSSSILAKKIKPEILDKGKQLPQPTDLESSETCYVSEDAVHSVSSDNYVKKTADDQFVSKDLHAADNIREKPAKHDTVIGVRSGSRTGENLTLSTRQNISSLENGSKGYFGHGRTLGHNMKNDHYRRKDGDFRNKAGVKSSKRAVQEKRVWVQKSSSESGK, from the exons ATGAAGACGAAGAAGGAGGGTGAGGCGAAGGCGAGGAGTAAGGTTGTGGTGAGGCATCTGCCTCCGTCTCTCTCGCGGTCGGATTTCTTCGGCCAAATCGACACCCTCTTCGCCGATCGCTGCAGTTGGACTTCCTTCCGCCCCGGCAAGATTTCCAG CCGAAAGGGTCAACAGTGTTCTCGAGCCTACGTTGACTTTAAGAGGCCAGAAGATGTAATTAACTTTGCAGGGTTCTTTGATGGACACGTGTTTGTCAATGAGAAGG GTGCTCATTTCAAGGCCATAGTTGAATATGCACCTTGTCAACGGGTTCCAAAGCGATCCCCTAGGGATAGTCGTGAGGGGACAATATACGTGG ATCCCGATTACTTGGAGTTCCTTAAACTTATTGCCAAACCTGTGGAGAATCATGGAAAACCTGCAATTCAGCTGGAAGCAATAGAAGCGGAACAAGCTG AAGAAACTCCTGTTGTCACGCCACTTATGGAATTTGTTCGTCAGAGAAGAGCTGTTGAGAATGGAATCCAG GATGCATCAGCCGTTGGGAAGTCCACTAGAAAAGCTCTGGCAGCATCCAAAGGCAAGCTTGCCTCAGTAAATAAAAAGCATGGACAAGCCAGGAAAAAG GATGTTCTTAAAGACAGCAAAAAGGGCGCCATTGGGAGAGACAAATCAGAAAATGATAACA GGACCCCCAAATCGGAGAAGAAAAAGATCCTGCTTCTTAGAGGGAAAGAACTAGAAGTTCCTAAG GGTGAAATGACTTCAATCACTAATTCAACTGGTCTAATTGCTTCCAAGCAGAGCCATCTGCGTGAAAGTAGTCAGAAGTTGATTCGAACCATACTTTTGAAAAATGAAGCGCATCAGTCTTCTTCTAGCATTCTGGCAAAGAAAATTAAGCCCGAGATTCTTGATAAGGGAAAGCAGCTGCCCCAGCCCACCGACCTCGAGTCAAGTGAGACCTGTTATGTCTCTGAGGATGCTGTGCACTCAGTTAGTTCTGATAATTATGTGAAAAAGACTGCAGATGACCAGTTTGTCAGCAAAGACCTGCATGCTGCAGATAATATTCGCGAGAAGCCAG CTAAACATGATACAGTAATAGGTGTCAGGTCCGGAAGCAGAACTGGGGAAAACTTGACCCTTTCAACCAGACAAAATATTTCCTCCCTAGAAAATG GGTCCAAAGGATATTTTGGCCACGGCCGTACATTAGGCCACAATATGAAAAATGACCACTACAGGAGGAAGGACGGTGACTTCAGAAATAAAGCGGGTGTGAAGTCATCAAAGCGAGCTGTGCAGGAG AAACGGGTTTGGGTTCAGAAGTCATCTTCAGAATCTGGAAAATGA
- the LOC116202417 gene encoding GDSL esterase/lipase At5g45670-like — protein MTTKKNMVIALSKAHVLFFLLLASSLMQCHSRCNFLDENLSTTNIKGMFVFGSSVVDNGNNNFLQTLSRANYLPYGLDFPVAPASGRFTNGKNIIDLLAKLLGLPIIPPFLDPLTKGPRIARGVNFASGGSGIRDETGSVTGDVMSLKEQIMAFEGTTLGELESELGCGSKESLSHFLFVVGTGGNDYSFNYFLQSPPDSDADTDEKLQAFTSNLTASLSQHLQKLYGLGARKFVLISVNPIGCYPYVKASRPMVRGCVQSMNRAARLFNSNLVSLANDLPARLPHSHFVVVNSYKIMREILKNPTPKGFTNTEEPCCEVPSMAQGGNGILCRRGGSTCSNRSSYAFFDGIHPSEAVNDWISYKAFSSYLWSEVYPFNVRHLAWLV, from the exons ATGACGACCAAAAAAAACATGGTGATTGCGCTGTCCAAGGCCCACgtcctcttctttctcctcctcGCAAGCTCTCTGATGCAGTGCCACTCCCGCTGCAATTTCCTCGACGAAAACTTGTCGACAACAAACATCAAGGGGATGTTTGTGTTTGGGAGCTCCGTCGTCGACAACGGGAACAACAACTTCCTCCAAACCTTATCCCGTGCCAATTACTTGCCCTACGGGCTGGACTTCCCGGTCGCACCGGCCTCGGGCCGGTTCACCAACGGGAAGAATATCATTGACCTCCTTGCCAAACTCCTCGGGCTCCCCATTATCCCGCCTTTCTTGGATCCTTTGACTAAGGGACCGAGGATCGCTCGTGGCGTCAACTTTGCTTCCGGTGGCTCTGGTATTAGGGACGAAACTGGCTCTGTTACG GGAGACGTGATGAGTCTGAAGGAACAAATAATGGCGTTCGAGGGAACAACACTGGGAGAGCTTGAATCAGAGTTGGGGTGTGGGAGCAAAGAATCTCTATCCCACTTCCTATTTGTGGTCGGAACCGGCGGCAACGACTACTCCTTCAACTACTTCCTCCAATCTCCCCCCGATTCCGATGCCGACACCGATGAGAAACTCCAAGCCTTCACCTCCAATCTCACGGCCTCCCTCTCTCAACATCTCCAG AAGCTGTACGGTTTAGGCGCCAGGAAATTCGTGCTGATATCAGTGAATCCGATAGGGTGCTATCCCTACGTGAAGGCAAGCAGACCGATGGTCAGAGGGTGCGTACAGTCAATGAACAGAGCAGCTCGTCTCTTCAACTCCAACTTGGTCTCTCTCGCCAACGACCTCCCCGCCCGCTTGCCCCATTCCCACTTCGTTGTCGTCAACTCCTACAAAATCATGCGAGAAATCCTCAAAAACCCCACCCCTAAAG GATTTACGAATACTGAGGAGCCATGTTGCGAGGTCCCGTCGATGGCGCAGGGCGGGAACGGGATATTGTGCAGGCGGGGTGGGTCGACGTGTTCGAACAGGAGCAGTTACGCGTTCTTCGACGGGATTCACCCGTCGGAAGCCGTGAATGATTGGATATCGTACAAGGCTTTCAGTTCTTACCTTTGGTCGGAGGTTTATCCCTTCAACGTCCGACACCTCGCATGGCTCGTCTAG
- the LOC116202672 gene encoding regulator of nonsense transcripts UPF3-like isoform X2, translated as MKTKKEGEAKARSKVVVRHLPPSLSRSDFFGQIDTLFADRCSWTSFRPGKISSRKGQQCSRAYVDFKRPEDVINFAGFFDGHVFVNEKGAHFKAIVEYAPCQRVPKRSPRDSREGTIYVDPDYLEFLKLIAKPVENHGKPAIQLEAIEAEQAEETPVVTPLMEFVRQRRAVENGIQDASAVGKSTRKALAASKGKLASVNKKHGQARKKDVLKDSKKGAIGRDKSENDNRTPKSEKKKILLLRGKELEVPKGEMTSITNSTGLIASKQSHLRESSQKLIRTILLKNEAHQSSSSILAKKIKPEILDKGKQLPQPTDLESSETCYVSEDAVHSVSSDNYVKKTADDQFVSKDLHAADNIREKPGVRSGSRTGENLTLSTRQNISSLENGSKGYFGHGRTLGHNMKNDHYRRKDGDFRNKAGVKSSKRAVQEKRVWVQKSSSESGK; from the exons ATGAAGACGAAGAAGGAGGGTGAGGCGAAGGCGAGGAGTAAGGTTGTGGTGAGGCATCTGCCTCCGTCTCTCTCGCGGTCGGATTTCTTCGGCCAAATCGACACCCTCTTCGCCGATCGCTGCAGTTGGACTTCCTTCCGCCCCGGCAAGATTTCCAG CCGAAAGGGTCAACAGTGTTCTCGAGCCTACGTTGACTTTAAGAGGCCAGAAGATGTAATTAACTTTGCAGGGTTCTTTGATGGACACGTGTTTGTCAATGAGAAGG GTGCTCATTTCAAGGCCATAGTTGAATATGCACCTTGTCAACGGGTTCCAAAGCGATCCCCTAGGGATAGTCGTGAGGGGACAATATACGTGG ATCCCGATTACTTGGAGTTCCTTAAACTTATTGCCAAACCTGTGGAGAATCATGGAAAACCTGCAATTCAGCTGGAAGCAATAGAAGCGGAACAAGCTG AAGAAACTCCTGTTGTCACGCCACTTATGGAATTTGTTCGTCAGAGAAGAGCTGTTGAGAATGGAATCCAG GATGCATCAGCCGTTGGGAAGTCCACTAGAAAAGCTCTGGCAGCATCCAAAGGCAAGCTTGCCTCAGTAAATAAAAAGCATGGACAAGCCAGGAAAAAG GATGTTCTTAAAGACAGCAAAAAGGGCGCCATTGGGAGAGACAAATCAGAAAATGATAACA GGACCCCCAAATCGGAGAAGAAAAAGATCCTGCTTCTTAGAGGGAAAGAACTAGAAGTTCCTAAG GGTGAAATGACTTCAATCACTAATTCAACTGGTCTAATTGCTTCCAAGCAGAGCCATCTGCGTGAAAGTAGTCAGAAGTTGATTCGAACCATACTTTTGAAAAATGAAGCGCATCAGTCTTCTTCTAGCATTCTGGCAAAGAAAATTAAGCCCGAGATTCTTGATAAGGGAAAGCAGCTGCCCCAGCCCACCGACCTCGAGTCAAGTGAGACCTGTTATGTCTCTGAGGATGCTGTGCACTCAGTTAGTTCTGATAATTATGTGAAAAAGACTGCAGATGACCAGTTTGTCAGCAAAGACCTGCATGCTGCAGATAATATTCGCGAGAAGCCAG GTGTCAGGTCCGGAAGCAGAACTGGGGAAAACTTGACCCTTTCAACCAGACAAAATATTTCCTCCCTAGAAAATG GGTCCAAAGGATATTTTGGCCACGGCCGTACATTAGGCCACAATATGAAAAATGACCACTACAGGAGGAAGGACGGTGACTTCAGAAATAAAGCGGGTGTGAAGTCATCAAAGCGAGCTGTGCAGGAG AAACGGGTTTGGGTTCAGAAGTCATCTTCAGAATCTGGAAAATGA